Genomic DNA from Antennarius striatus isolate MH-2024 chromosome 16, ASM4005453v1, whole genome shotgun sequence:
ACCTAACCTTCACCTTGTAGTCCTGGGATGGAGCCAGAGAAGCTCCCAGAATCATTACAGAAGTGGAGCCTGAAATATTCCTGATAGAACATTCCTGAAACATAAATGGATTTCATGCCTTAAATCTCTGATTGTAATTTGCGACCTGAATCACGATAaatgtttagtgtgtgtgtgcgtgtgtgtgtgtgtatatgtatgttcATGTTTGTCACCTGATCCTGTGCCCTGTAATAACAGAGCTGATAATACAGTTTGACTTCTGAAGCTGTGCTTGATTCAGTCCATTCCACTATCCAGTTGGCGCCTTTCTCTCTCACCTTTACCTGCTGTGGTGAGTTTGGACGAACTGAACAacaagacagacgagtcaagatAACACGTCCCAATAGACACATAACAGAGTACAGTGTGTTTGGACatattttttgtcttgatgTTGGACTGAATTTGCATCCTTTTActggtttgattgtttttcttgtgaatgtgtgtgtcacatatAACAGAACTTTGCCACAGAACTTTAATGGGACTCCACCAATGAACAACAGTGCTGCAGTGGTTAGGAAAATGTCATCCCACAAACATGTCTAAAATGTGATAATGTACAGTAAAGTATTTTTATGCAGATtagaaaaaatctttctttaatCAATATCAATGGATTATTCTctaagaaattaaaataaaatgtcagaagGGATTCAAcgatgaaagtgaaaaaaacatttatcttcccttttatttataaaagtacCACAAAGACAATCCAACCCTCCAACCAAGTTTCCTGCAGGTGTGTTCATCAGTTTGGTgtcaaccaaccagccaaccaacaaaaagatgtgaatggaaaaaataaaaaaacccttCTTGGTTGGCGAAGGGAGGGAACGAAACTAAAGCGATCCATTGCCATGCAGAAGAGGTGCAGTACTGCCACTCAAACACTAGGTAGGGCTACTCAATCACGTCTAAACATCGAGCTCCGGTGTTGGCCCTTCTGTCTCTTGTCTACTTACTGTGTTTGTGGGCCTTAAAAACTTTGCTGTTGCGTGTCGGGACGAGCTCCAGCTGCAGGAGAGCAGGGTCTGAGGCAGTCAGAGAGCAGCTGTACTTCACCAAGCTGCTGCTGGGGTCAGAGGTCTCAGTTGGGCTCACACAGCATCGCTTATCCCTGATGGGCAAGGATTAAAATGAGTGGACAGAAACTCTCAGATGAAGAATGAAAACCAGGTGGCGTTATCAGCGTCGCACTTGACCTACGGTGCAGCCTGGTTGCCATGACAGGCCAGCTGGTAGGAAACGAAGTGAGCCAGTTCTCTGCTCACCTCCCAGCTGCACATCACCTCCTTGTCACCATCCAGAACACAATGCAAACTGGGAGACTGCCAAGTGTCTGGagccagagagaggaagagagagagaaagaaatggaaagagAGATAGGGCTAATAGGAACGGCTGCAAATCTCCACACTTTTCCTGGGCTCTAATAAAACTGGACAGAGGGAGGAGATTAGACatgtgagagaaagagataaagaGCCGAGACTGTCTGGGGAGAAAAGACCCTTCTGGAGTAAAATGAGGTGAACTTCAAAGTTGAAGTAATTGAAACACAGAAGTTATTAATGGCTTGTGTGTGAGTTTTGAATGATgcttaatgatttattttaatcaccTTCAGTCTGCCAAGTCACTGCAGGACTCCAGTGGCTCCACTGACCCACACTGGCCAAGGCCCTCACCCTGAATTCATACCTGCGACCTGGGATCAACAATCGTTCCTCCAATTTCACACTGGTGCTTGCAACATTTTCAGTCTGCGGAGAGAAACCACAGAAAGATGTTCACAAAGACTCAAGTGTCCATTAAATGCTGATCTTTTCCAGTTGAGGATTGCAAGACAAATGCAGTCACACTGGAAATGAAGCATTTAAGAAATGCTGAATTCCTTAATTTCACAATATATTACTCACCACActaatactgtatgttttgtgGTTACAAATGTGGAATCAGTACATGCAGGATGTGTGCTCACCATCCAGTCatcctgtccgtctgtccggTAGCTAGGCTGATATGTGACGTCATTGTtcagggtggaggaggaggggtagGGGCTGGACCAGCTGAGCCACCAGCCTCCATCACCTGCATCATGAACCGCCACATCGACCGGTGGCCGCGACCTCACTGTTCAACACAACAACTAGATGATGATACTGTTATAATTTGTCCTTCATCATAGTAAGGTGAGGTTTGTGATTGATGGATGTCATGACAACTAACGGTGCTGAGAGAGATCCAGAGGCTTGCGAGAGGCGGACGAGCAGAGTGTTTCTGTGTTCGTCTCCAGGAAGAAGGCGACATGTTTGATGCCGATTGAAAACGCTCCAGTGTTATATCTGCACTGGACAGTCTTGTACTCACTCCTATGGCTGTGATGTTGGTCTGCAGCATCGTAAGGCAAACACTGCTGCCTGTAGGGACACCGACACAGAGCTGCAGGGAACACTAGAATGTGTTGACTCCATCAAATCCTAGATATTCATCTTTCAATAATTTCTCTAAATAAACACTGTTTTAGAATTCCAGACCCTTCCTTGTTGTTGTAGTTCCCCCCTTTCTATGTTTACCTGTGGTTGTGTTCCTTGAACCAGAGCTGCAGTGTTGCATTCATATGTTCGCTCCATTGGCAGTGGACGTAGGACTTGTAGTCGTTGTAACACTGTAAGGATTTCAGCAAGGGTGACTCTGGGTAAAAAGGAGGAATAGCTGCATTCAGATGATCAGTGAAGTGTACAGTTAAATAGATGATTCTGCTGAATGTGTATAAAGCAGTGGTGAAGAGAGGTGGAGAGGATATTTACATGTTTCGCtcaagtaaaacaaaacaacaatagaaAGATACAGTGTTAAAGTAGAATAATATCTTTCACAGTactaaatacatatttaaaggATTAATAAAGTCAAGGATGAGCAGCcttttattgcagtttttaGTCTTGGGTAATGTGAACCTCCGCCCTATAAATCTGTCTATGATGTGAacctttacttttatttcttttacggCTTGTCCTGTGAGTGTAAATcaactttttaaatattctgtaAAACTTTGTAAGAATAAGGTAATTTGATGCACTGGAATAATAGAAAAAGGCCTTGTAAGATTCTTGAAATGAAGTGATTTGGAATGAATACAGAAACAATGAcagcatttattttcacttcTCATATTAAACATCTCATTTAAAGGTTCCTGTATACACACAGTTTTGTCTCTCTGGACAGCTGATCATAttttaaatgtagaaatcaATGTAATTTACAACATATGCAATCAAAGAAGTAACTATTGTTAAAAAGTCCTGCTTGGACTCACTGTCATTACTTACTGCTGCTGTTCTCCTGGATAACACAACGGTCTAGAACAGAATCACAAGCCAGAGGACGGAGCAGAGACCAAATCATCACCCAGAAGAGAAGCATGTTTCCTGGGGATGGACGGTCTAACAATGTCAAGAtgagtgttgatgtgtgtgtgtgtgtgtgtgtgtgtgtgtgagagagatactgtagatagatagagtgagagagagagagagagagagagagagagagagagagagagagagagagagagagagagagagagagagagaatttgtTCATTTACTAGAATTACTTAAAAATGAGTCATGACCTTAGCTCACTTCCACTTTTGTGGAATTACTGTGGGCTGTTACCACACATCTGTTTGCTTCTTATCCATCCCTCTCACATATGAGACAGAAGATATAAACATGCTGACTCTGCAGAcacatgaatataaataatgaaacaaatgagCAGGTTAGAGTCTATACAGTCATGTACAGCCAGGACTCACCACTGCTGTCTGTGACTCTACAGAATGCAGAAGAGCATTCCTCTGCTCTGCTCAACAATAAGCTAATTACAACTAATTTTAGTAaatcttaattaaaaaaaattttttttttggatgcttGTCAGTCTCAGGAGAGGAGACAAATACAGGACTATTAAAATATTCAGGATTACATCCTGACATAATGACACACAGAGTCGCACTGCAGGAGGAATGAGTGTCATACCAGATACTTTCTTGTTTCATTCTCAAGTAGAAGTACAAGAATTGATTCATATTCTTTATGGAAGTAAAAGTGAAAGGACACAGGGTCTGAAGGGGAACCAAAGACTGTCAGAGATCCCACACATGTAACAGTTTCACTTTTCTTGATCCAAAAGCTGTCTGATGAATTTTATTCATGAATaagaaggaaaaaagtaaaatgagtGTAATGAAAAATTTGAGGGACATTCTTCCTTTATTTGAAGGCAGAGCCATAAATAATAGATGTACCAAAAGTCTTTAGATGTTGGTTAGGGAATCTTAAAAATC
This window encodes:
- the csf2rb gene encoding cytokine receptor common subunit beta isoform X2, with translation MLLFWVMIWSLLRPLACDSVLDRCVIQENSSKSPLLKSLQCYNDYKSYVHCQWSEHMNATLQLWFKEHNHRQQCLPYDAADQHHSHRSEYKTVQCRYNTGAFSIGIKHVAFFLETNTETLCSSASRKPLDLSQHLRSRPPVDVAVHDAGDGGWWLSWSSPYPSSSTLNNDVTYQPSYRTDGQDDWMTENVASTSVKLEERLLIPGRRYEFRVRALASVGQWSHWSPAVTWQTEDTWQSPSLHCVLDGDKEVMCSWEVSRELAHFVSYQLACHGNQAAPDKRCCVSPTETSDPSSSLVKYSCSLTASDPALLQLELVPTRNSKVFKAHKHIRPNSPQQVKVREKGANWIVEWTESSTASEVKLYYQLCYYRAQDQECSIRNISGSTSVMILGASLAPSQDYKVKVRSLVIPGEDSIYGGFPSEWTNPVDWKSHEATWSLTTLIYCFISVTVAIVFLTAYFTIQACRRKVTLWVDSLPSPGKSKTLSEIKPATRWTLQQTKNTSTCKVQHVMVMLSTRSSDDPPWPRNDSEKESLEQGKGCRECDILPCLTKKVNISSTSSVSFSGPYIFCQTTESEKEKETLLNGSASSSPENVMLYGKDYVRLPSHTIFRSKQDLVNTNTQRQGTTEQDQHHSDTIQWPYKMDDQSGINVPANSSGPFPSWPQEESIQPSGYCHLPTAHMVAV
- the csf2rb gene encoding cytokine receptor common subunit beta isoform X1: MLLFWVMIWSLLRPLACDSVLDRCVIQENSSKSPLLKSLQCYNDYKSYVHCQWSEHMNATLQLWFKEHNHRQQCLPYDAADQHHSHRSEYKTVQCRYNTGAFSIGIKHVAFFLETNTETLCSSASRKPLDLSQHLRSRPPVDVAVHDAGDGGWWLSWSSPYPSSSTLNNDVTYQPSYRTDGQDDWMTENVASTSVKLEERLLIPGRRYEFRVRALASVGQWSHWSPAVTWQTEDTWQSPSLHCVLDGDKEVMCSWEVSRELAHFVSYQLACHGNQAAPDKRCCVSPTETSDPSSSLVKYSCSLTASDPALLQLELVPTRNSKVFKAHKHIRPNSPQQVKVREKGANWIVEWTESSTASEVKLYYQLCYYRAQDQECSIRNISGSTSVMILGASLAPSQDYKVKVRSLVIPGEDSIYGGFPSEWTNPVDWKSHEATWSLTTLIYCFISVTVAIVFLTAYFTIQACRRKVTLWVDSLPSPGKSKTLSEIKPATRWTLQQTKNTSTCKVQHVMVMLSTRFSCLSPCRSSDDPPWPRNDSEKESLEQGKGCRECDILPCLTKKVNISSTSSVSFSGPYIFCQTTESEKEKETLLNGSASSSPENVMLYGKDYVRLPSHTIFRSKQDLVNTNTQRQGTTEQDQHHSDTIQWPYKMDDQSGINVPANSSGPFPSWPQEESIQPSGYCHLPTAHMVAV